In Nitrososphaerales archaeon, a single genomic region encodes these proteins:
- a CDS encoding IS701 family transposase translates to HRLRTGISWYETKISIIRGAIRSYLANPILSLNPIASA, encoded by the coding sequence TGCACAGGTTGAGGACAGGCATAAGCTGGTACGAGACAAAGATCTCTATAATTCGAGGAGCAATCCGTTCTTATCTTGCCAACCCTATTCTGTCATTGAATCCAATTGCAAGTGCGTAA